The following are from one region of the Noviherbaspirillum sedimenti genome:
- a CDS encoding IclR family transcriptional regulator — MSEVFPAISATADDQQERPGDSYVHSFARGLAVIRSFDAGRPVQTLSDVAAATGLSRAGARRILLTLQTLGYVVSEGRLFRLTPKILDLGFAYLTSMPLWNSAGPVMEELVEQVHESSSAAVLDRTEIVYVVRVPTHKIMAINLSIGSRLPAYCTSMGRVLLSGLNAAELDAVLADSDLRAHTPRTLTAPDDLRRAIAVVREQGWAVVDQELEMGLISLSAPIRNRQGRIIAAINISGNAQRKTAKQMVKAFLEPLQAAAARISAIVALHN; from the coding sequence ATGAGCGAAGTTTTCCCCGCCATTTCCGCGACCGCGGACGACCAACAGGAACGTCCTGGCGATTCTTACGTCCATTCGTTCGCGCGCGGCCTGGCCGTGATACGTTCATTCGACGCCGGCCGCCCGGTGCAAACGCTGTCTGACGTGGCCGCCGCCACCGGCCTGTCGCGCGCGGGCGCGCGCCGCATCCTGCTGACCCTGCAGACGCTCGGCTATGTCGTATCGGAAGGGCGGCTATTCCGCCTCACGCCAAAGATCCTCGACCTCGGTTTCGCCTACCTGACCTCCATGCCGCTATGGAACAGCGCAGGGCCAGTCATGGAAGAACTGGTCGAGCAAGTCCATGAAAGCAGCTCCGCCGCGGTACTTGACCGCACCGAAATCGTCTACGTAGTGCGGGTGCCGACCCACAAGATCATGGCGATCAACCTGTCGATCGGCAGCCGTCTGCCGGCGTATTGCACGTCAATGGGCAGGGTGCTGCTGTCGGGGCTGAATGCGGCGGAACTGGATGCCGTGCTGGCCGATTCCGACCTGCGCGCGCACACGCCGCGCACGCTGACCGCCCCCGACGACTTGCGCCGCGCGATTGCCGTGGTGCGCGAGCAGGGCTGGGCGGTGGTCGACCAGGAACTGGAAATGGGCTTGATTTCGCTGTCGGCGCCAATCAGGAACCGCCAGGGCAGGATCATTGCGGCCATCAATATCAGCGGCAATGCCCAGCGCAAGACAGCCAAACAGATGGTCAAGGCATTTCTCGAGCCGCTGCAAGCGGCCGCGGCGCGCATCTCGGCCATAGTGGCACTGCACAACTGA